GCATTCTCATTTTCATGTTTCTCGTGGGAATGGATGTGGATACCGCCGCGCTCAGGACGCGCGCGCACGCGGCCGTGACGATCAGCCATGCCGGCATCGTGGTCCCTTATTTTTTGGGCATGCTGCTCTCGCTTTATCTCTACCCGCGCTATGCCGCCGCAGGAACTTCGTTCACGTGTTTCGCGCTTTTCATGGGCATTGCCATGAGCATCACGGCTTTTCCCGTGCTGGCACGGATCCTGGACGAACGGGGCATTTCCGCCACACCGATGGGAACGCTCGCCATTGCCTGCGCGGCCACCGACGACGTCAGCGCCTGGATCATTTTGGCGGCGGTCGTGGCTGTCGCTTCTTCCGGCACGGCAGGGGTCCTTCTGGCCATTGCGGCGCTGTCGGCGGCCTTCACCCTCTTCATGCTGATCCCCGCGCGCCGGTACCTGACACGCGCTTATAAAGAAAAAAAGACATTCAGCCACGACGATTTCATGGCCGCCATGCTCTTTCTCTTCGCTTCGGCGCTTATCACGAAGCTGCTCGGGCTGCATTCCCTCTTCGGCGCCTTTCTGGCGGGCGTCGCGATTTCCCGGCTGGAGGGCTTGAAACATTTCCTGGCCGGGCGCATCCAGGATTTTGGAGTCTTCCTGCTTCCGCTTTTTTTCGCTTTCACCGGCCTTCGGACGCAGATCGGGCTGCTCTCGAATCCTGCTTCATGGGGAGCCTGTCTGCTGATCATGGTCACGGCAATCGTGGGAAAACTGGGCGGGACAAGCGCTGCCGCGCGAAAGACCGGCATGAGCTGGAAAGATTCGCTGGCGATCGGCACGCTGATGAATACGCGCGGGCTGATGGAGCTCATCGTGCTAAATCTGGGGTATGACATGGGGATTTTGTCTTCGGAGATCTTCGCGATGATGGTCCTGATGGCCCTGGCCACGACGCTGATGACCTCGCCCTCCCTCACCTTGCTGTCCCGCTTTACCGGCTCCGAGTACTAGCCCGAGTTCAACGGAAAGATATCAGGAAATGGAATCCACGTCTTCGCGGATGACGATTTGGTCGCCGGAAGCGGTCTGGACCGTGTAATAAACGTCGTCTTCGTACACGACCTTGCCGCGGACAGTTTGTCCGTTCTTGAGGTGGAATTTTTTGGCGCCGGTCATGTCCGCCTCCGCAGCGGGCGCGGGAGCGGAAGCAGGCGCGGCCGCTGCCGCCTTGGCCGCGGGCGGCTTGCGTTCGGGAGCCGCCGTTTCAACAACCGCATGGCCGTGATGGGACAGCGACGGCGCATGCCATTTTGATTTTCCGGGCTTGCCGCCGGACAGGCCCAATCTCTGGACAGCAAAAAAACCTCCGCCGATAAGGAGAAGAAGCACAAGGATGACTTGTAATTTGTCTCCTATTTTATTTCCCGGAGCAGGCGCGGCGGACGCAGGAACTTCGGCGCCGGGAACGCCCGCAAGCGCGGGACGCGGAAGGCCGGTGATCGGATCAAGGGCTTGATAGTTCACGGGCGCGGCGCCGGCGCCGAGCTCGACAAGTTCATGATAGCTGAAGGTGCCGCGGACACCGTTGATGAACTGCATGATGAGGATGAACATCATGAAGTTAACGCGGTTACCGAGTTTGATCGTGTAAAAGGCTTCGAAAAAATAAAGGACCATCGCCGCAAGCGCCGCGATCCGCATCTTCCGCAGCGTTCCGATGCCGAGGATCAAAAAAATGAAGGCGTCCAGGTAAGCCCCGCTGTCCAGACCCGGCATGATATTGAAATAGCCCATGCTCTGGCAGAAAGCGATGATGGCCGTTGCGCCGCCGACCAGGAAACACGCGGCCGCGCCCTGATCGCTCGCCTTCTTCGTACCCGCGAGGTCCTGAAGATCCGGCCAATAATACTCTTTGATGTTCATGGGGGGTCCTTTTAAATCCAGGGTGTTTGAATTAAAAGATACCCGCCCGGCGCTTCAAAAAGCAAACCGGACGGCCCGGGAAGGCCTTGAAAGGAGGGACTTTTTAAAGCGCGCTAAGATGACCTTTCCTTTGATTTTTGAGGCATCTTCTTTTAGAATGCCGCCCATGGCCGACGAACATCATAAAAGCTTCTGGACCACCCTTCCCGGACTCCTGACCGGCATTGCCAGCCTCACCACGGCGATGGTCGCGCTCATGACTTTCATGTCCGCGCAAAGAGCGAATAATAAACCCGCCGAAAACCAGGTCGACGACATCAGCCATTGCCGGGAGATCGTGGGCGATTGGGCCTGGTTCACCGGAGGCGTGGCCAAGATCGGGGAAGACGGTTCCTTAATGTGGAAATACGACGCGGCCAATACGATTCCTCCCGTGGGAGGGCAATGGACGTGCATCGGCCCCAAAAAACATCACACGTTCACCCTGAGCTGGGCGCATGGACTGACCGATACGGTCATGCTTTCGCCGGACGGCAAAAGCCTGGCTGGCACGAATCTGACCGGCGCGCGCGTTTCCGCCACGCGCCGCGCTTAAATCCCGCTTAACTCTCCAAACTTCCCGAGGCCTGAAGCTCCTTGAAGCTGCACCAGCCTCCGCCGTGCGTGTCGATCAGTTTCACCTTCAGGAATTTTGCTTTGACCGGCTGTTCGAATTTATATTCCTGGTAAGGATTGCCGGCAAAGACCATGTTCGTAGTCTCGAATTTTCCCACTGAAGTCCAGGGACCGGACGGCGCGGCTTCCGAAACGCTGAACTCAATCGTCTTGCAGTTGACGTTGCTGGCTTCCAGGATGGGCACCGCCACCTTGGTGAGGAGCGCGGTCTTGCCGCCTTCGAAACCGTAAATCGCCTCGTCGTTGGGATAAAAATCGCCGCTCTCCCCCACGGCTCCGTCGTGGCCGTCGATCAGATTTTTCATGTTGTCGCGGCTTCCGGCGATGAACTGGCCGCCGTTTTCCGCGGCAAGCAGGTTGATCTCGGGCTTGGGCCTCTTGGCGGCTTCGGCCTGGAATTCCTCCTCGCTCAGATACTTGCCGTAGGCCTTCCATTCATAATTCGTGGGATTGCCGCCGCCGACGCTCTTGCCGACCTGCACGCGAAGATAGCGAAGAACCGCGGGCGGTTGGATTTGGAATTCCTGATAGATGTTCCCGAAGTAAACCTTGTTCTGCACCTTGAACTCCGCGATCGGGAAAAATCCTTTTTCGGGGCTGTCCAGGGAGGCAAACAATTTCATGTCGCTCGGGTTGTAATCGCTGACCTCAAAAATCGGGACCGCAAATTTCTCCAAAAGCACCGGCTGCTTGAAAGCAAAAACCGCCTCGCTGCCGGAAGGCAGGACTTTGTACTCTTTTTCGTCGCCGTCGATCATGTAAGCAAAGTCCTGGGTGCTGGAAGAAACGATCGTCGTGCCGTTTGCCGCGGAGAGAATATTGTCGCCGCCGCCTTTCTGCGCGGTGAGAAGCTTGGTTTTCTCCGCCACTTCTTCGAGCGACTTCTTGAGCTCGCCCGCGTCCTTGGCTTCCACGAAAGTGCCGGACGTCATTTCCGCGAGCTTCTTCAGCTGGCCTTTGGCCGCGTCGCTCGCGTCAAAGCCGATGGCGTGGATCGTGAACTCGATGCCGCGGGCTTTCAGGTCCTGGATCACGGCCACGGGGTCTTTGCCGCAGGTTTCTTCGCCGTCGGAGATCAGCACGATCGTCTTTTTAACGTCCGCGGCCTGAGTGAAGTCGCCGCCCGCCTGCTCGAGCGAATACCCCAGCGCCGTCATGCCGTAAGACTTCAGGGCCTGGACTTCGGTGGTCATGCGTCCGGCATCGAAATCGCTGATGGGAACAAGCAGTTTGGAATCCGTGCAGGATTCGCGGATGTTTTCCTGCACCGGAGTCACGCCGAACACGCGAAGGCCTACGCGCGAGCCCGGGCTGATCTGGCCGGCCACGGTCGTGAGCGCCTGCTTGGCCTCGTCCAGTTTGGTCGTGCCGCGCGGCGCATCGTTCATGCTGCCGGACGCGTCGAAAACGATCTCGATTTCCCCGGGCGTCTGGGCGAAAAGAGGCAGGGAAAAACAAAAAAGGCTGATGGCGAGAAAGGCGGTCCTCATGATTCCTCCGTTAATGGCTGGACGGGATGATAGCCTGTGAAAACTGGCGGATTCTACCATAACCGGAGGGAAACAAGAACGCCCTCGCCAAAAGAAAATTTTCTACTTTCCCCTTGATAAACGGACGATCGTCCGTTTATTATTAGGCCATGGCCAGGCCCCTGGATATTCCTTCCTGCGTGGGAAAAATGAAAGGGTTCGTGCAGGCGCACGGACGGCTCCCCACTTTTTCCGAAGCTCAGAAACTGCTGGGCTATCGTTCCAAAGGCGGCGTCTCGAATCTCATGGCGCACCTGGCGCGGCACCGCTTCGTGGAAAAAGACCGCCACGGGAAACGGGTGCCCACTTCCCTTTTGAAGAGCGGCCTGAAGCTCCTGGGCGCGGTGCAGGCGGGCTTCCCCTCGCCCGCGGAAGAAGAACTCATCGATACGCTGTCGCTCGACGAATTCCTGGTCCCCAACCGCGAGGCCAGTTACCTGGTGAAAGTGACGGGCGACTCCATGATCGAAGCGGGCATCTTCCCGGACGATCTCATTATCGTCGAGCGCGGTCGCTCGCCGAAAAGCGGCGACATCGTCATCGCCCAGATCGACGGCGAATGGACCCTGAAATATTTCGAAAAAACAGCGGGCGGCGTGGTGCTGCGCCCGGCCAATAAAAAATATCCCCCCCTTTACCCGAAAGGCGAGCTCATCGTCGCCGGAGTGGTGGTGGCCAATGTACGAAAATACCGCTGACGCTTCCCGTCCCTGGACGCTCGTTTCTTTTCCGAATGCCGTGGTGCACGTCGACTGTAACGCTTTCTTTACGTCCGTGGAGCAGGCGCTCGATCCTTCCCTGAAAGGCAAGCCCGTCATCACGGGAAAAGAGCGCGGGATCGTGGCGTGCGCGAGCTACGAAGCCAAGGCGCTCGGCATCAAGCGCCCCATGCGCCTGTGGGACGCGCGCAAGATCTGCCCGCAGCTGGTGTGCCTTCCCAGCGATTACGAAACCTACAGCCTTTATTCCAAACGCATGTTCGAAATCCTGCGCCGCTTCACGCCCGCCGTGGAAGAGTCTTCCATGGACGAAGGCTTCGCGAATCTGACGGGCATGAGGCGCGTGCACCACAAAGGTTACGCGGAAATCGCGTGGGACATGAAGAGCGCGATCCAGCGCGAGCTGGGGCTCACGGTGTCGCTGGGCCTGGGGGTCACCAAAACCCTGGCCAAAATCATTTCCGCCGAAAAAAAGCCGGACGGCTTCACCGTGGTGCGCGCCCGTGAGCTGCACACCTATCTTGCGGGTGTCGCGGCCGGACGCGTGTGCGGGCTCGGCCCCAACAGCGTCGCCCTGTTGAAAAAATACGGCGTGCACACGGCGCTCGATTACGCGCTGCGGCCGGAAGCCTGGACGAAAAAACTCCTCGGCAAGACCGGCGTGGAGCTGTGGCATGAGCTGCGCGGCGAATGGGTCTATCCCCTCGTCACCGAAGAAAAGCACGATTACGGCTCGATCAGCAAGTGCAAGACGTTCACCCCGCCGTCTTCCGACAAAAACTTCGTGCGCGCCCAGCTTGTCCGCAACATCGAGTCCGCGTTCATCAAGATGCGCCGGCACAAGCTGCGCGCCCGCGGCATGGCCGTTTTCCTGCGCGAAAAAGATTTCAGCAGCGAGGGCGTGGAAGCCCTGCTCGACCGCTCCACCTCTTCCACGATCGAGGCCGCGCGCCTGGGCGTGCAGCTTTTCGAAAAGATTTTCCGTCCCAACACCGCCTACCGGTTGACGGGCATCGCGCTTTTCAAGCTCGAGTCCGGCCAGCACAGCCAGTATTCGCTTTTCGACGACGTGCCGCGCATCGAGTCGCTGAAAGCCGTGGACAAAGTCATCGATGAGGCTAACAGGCATTACGGCAAACACAGCCTGCGCCTGGGCACCGGGCTTTGGCTGGCGGCGCATGCCCAGCATCTTTCCGAGCGCGGCGACCTTCCGGAACGGAAAAAGCAGCTGCTGCCGGGTGAAACCGCGCGCCGGCGTATCGGCATTCCCGTTTGGAAAATCAAAGTCTAGAAGTCTAGGTGGAGAGATGGGGAACGAGGCCCATCAGGAACGAGGAGAGTTTCTTTTTCTTCAAGGTCAGCGGAAACGGCACGAGAACCAGCTCACCCCGGATCTTGCCCGCGGCGCCGCTTTTGTCTTCGAGAAGTTTTTCGAAAGCATAGGCACCCAGCTCCGTGCCGAGGATCCTGTCCTGCACCTTGGGCGAGCCGCCGCGCTGAACATGGCCCAGGATGGTCAGGCGGTATTCGAACCCCGTATACGCCTGGAGTTTTTCCGCCACTTCCCCGGCGCCGCCCTGGCAGCCTTCGGCCACAACCACAATGCTGCTGGTCTTTCCTCTCTTGCGGGCCTCGGCCAGGCGCCGGGCCACGCGGCGAAGATCCTGCCGGACTTCCGGCACGAAGATTTCCTCGGCGCCGCCCGCGATGCCCGCGGACAGTGCGATAAAGCCGGCTTCCCGGCCCATCACCTCGAGAACGAAAAAGCGGTCATGGGATTCGGCCGTGTCGCGCAGCTTGTCGATCGCTTCCAGGGCCGTGTCCACCGCCGTCGCGTATCCCACCGTGTCGTCGGTTCCATCCAGGTCATTGTCGATGGTTCCGGGAACGCCCGTGATCGGGCCTTTCCAGATTTTGCCGAGGTCGATCGCGCCGCGGTAGGTGCCATCGCCGCCGATGACGATGAGGCCGTCGATGCCGGCACGCTCCAGATTCTCTTTCGCCTTGCGCAGGCCGGCCGCGGTTTCAAATTCCTTGCAGCGCGATGTCTTCAGAATGGTGCCGCCGCGCTGGATAATGTTGGATACCGCGCGCGGGCCCATGTCCAAAAAGTCGTTTTGGATCAGCCCCTGATACCCGTGCCTTACGCCGATGGGACGGATACCGCGCGCATGCGCGCACCGCACGATCGCGCGGAGGGCGGCATTCATGCCCGGCGCGTCGCCGCCGCTGGTCAGGACGGCGATCCGCTCTTTTTTCTTTTTAGCTTTCATGAGGGTTCCCTATTGCAGGAGTGAGTTTACCCTCAATGCCCATCGACGACAACGACTTTGTCGTCGTCATGATTCGCCACGGCCGCGCCCGTTGCCGCGCCGCCCGCGAACCACAACGGGGCGCATCCCGAAAAAAACGCCGCATAAGCAGCCAGCAGAATCGCCCCTGATATCTTCCGTACAATCGGTTTCATAGCCGCTCCTTTCGTTGTTTCCTTTTTTGCAAGAGCCGTACCGCTCCTTGATAAAGCGCGTCAGAAAGTTTTCGCGGCTTTTCTTGTCTGATTTTCAAGGCAAATTGTCTGACTTTCCGGGCGAGGTTTTCTGTTTTGCCGCGCTTTTCTCTCTCTGCGGAAGACCGCGGTTGCTGGCACAGAACGTGCAAAAGCATCCTGCAAATGAAGGAGAACGTCATGAAAAGAATCCTGCTTTCACTTTTGATCGCGGTGCTTGCCGTTCCGTCCGTTTACGCGGCCGGAGACGATTGCCAGCCCGGCCAGCGCAAGGACGCCAAAGGAAAATGCATTGCGGACGTGGAGCCGGCACAAACCGCTCCCGCAGCCGACACGGCGTCCAAGGACGGCACTTCCACGACAGGCGGCCAGCCCTTGGGCTCCGCGGGCATGGGCTCCGGCGCTCCGTCCTGATTTACGAGGCTCGCCCGCGGAGACTGCCGCGAAAGACTTGATCTTTGCGCGGAGTTTGACGCCGGCGATGCCTCTTCCAGTACCGGTTTCCCGCGGGACACATCCATGCCCGTCTCCCCGGGAACCGGTACTGTTTAAATTATCCAACAAAGGAACAGAGAGGAGACGGCGATGTCCCATGGCGATCTTGTTGCAAAAAGTCTTACCGGAATGGCGGTTGTTGTCTTTTGTACGGCGGGTACGGCCGTGGCCGCGAGCGTCGACGTGGCGCTCCAGCCCACGGATCCGTCTTTTAAGGCGCAAGGGACCGTGACGCTGACCGAAACCGCGGACGGCCTTGCCGTGCGCGCCCAGGTCAGCCAAGCGTCCCCCGGCAAACACGGATTTCACATCCATGAAAACGGAAGCTGCGCGGACAAAGGAAACGCGGCCGGAAGCCACTTCAATCCGGACAAGCTCCCGCACGGAGACGTCGTGCGAAGCGGCCTTACCGCGGCGCACGCGGGCGATCTCGGGAACCTGGAAGTCGCCGAAGACGGCACCGGGATGCTCGACACGCAGGTCAAAGGGCTCACCCTGAGCGAAGGCAAATATTCCGTGAGGGGCCGTGCGGTGGTTCTGCACGAAAAAGAAGATGATTTCGGCCAGCCGTCGGGAAATGCCGGCGGCAGGATCGCGTGCGGTGTCATTCCTGAAAAATAATAACTTTTTTACCCAAGGAGGAAGACCATGAAAAACTTCGTTGCATTGGCCATGATTCTCGTTCTTCTCGGCGTCGCCACCGGCTGCGAAACCATGCACGGCGCGGGAAAAGACATTGAAAATGCCGGCGAGACCATTCAGGACGGGTCCCGCTAACGATCCGGGAAAAGCCGGATGCCCATCCGGCTTGGGCGGCGGCGGGCCTCAAAGGCTTGCCGCCGCCGTTTTATTTTGAGCTTCCGCTAGACGCCCTTCTTGTTCCCGAACAAATTCTCGATCTTGTCCACGCGGTTGGACCACAGCACCACTTCCGAGGCTTGGAGCACGTCTTCCTCGGAATCGAAGTAGGATCTTTTTTCGGCGAGCTTGCTGTATTCGTCCACGAGGTTTTTGCGGGCCGTCTTTTCCATGTCTTCTTCGGCGAGCCGCTTTTGGATGTCGAGCATGGCGTCTCTCAGCCTTTTCTGCGCGTCTCGGAGCTTGTCCCGGTAATCGTCGGCCGCCTTCTTGTAATTCTCTTTGCTTTGCGCGATAGCCGCTTCGTCCGCCGGACCGAAATCGACTTTCACGGGCGCATTTTTTTCCGAAATGCCGGGGCCGACAAAAGCGGTCGCAGCCAGAAAAAAACACGATGCGAGCATCCCTCTCAGGACGTATTTCACGGGATTTTCTCTCCAGGATTAAGCGCGGGGCTCAATATTGTCGGTGACTCGGAGCACGGTGCGGTTCATCGCGTCGAAAGCCACGATCTTCCGGAACACCTGTTTTTTGCCGCGGTATTCGTATTCCACGATCATTTCCGATTGCAGCTGGCCCATTCCCGGCTCCGTCCTTTTATTCTGGCGGCGGATGCCGTTGGCCGCGGCCAGTTTTTCGACTTCTTCATAGGTCATGCCTTCACGCACGACGAAGAATCCCCAGGCGCGCCTTTCGTTGTAATCCTGCTGTTCGTCCTCGATTTTTTCCTCTTCGAGGGCGGTCAGCGAAGGCGCCGGAGACGGGGGCAGGCCGGCCTGGGCCTGCAGTGAAGCGGAAACGCTTTGCGAGATAGAGGGAGCTGCCGCGGGAGCCGGCGGGCCTTTTCCGTCCCCTTCGATCAGGACGGCATTGCCCTGTGTGACAACCCGGTCTTCCGCTGAAAGAACCGGGCACAGCAGGCAGCAGCACAACAGCGCGAGCATCCAGATTCTCACAAAGCCTCCTTCGCCCTGGGGTTAAGGGCAGCAATTTGGAATCAATAATTATGCCAAGGAAAGGTCCGCGCCGGCCCGCGTTTTTGAAGCGCTTCGCGGTTCCGGACCGGCGCAGTTGTACGGAATTCATGCGCGAGTGTCCGACATCTCCGACACTTCTCTGTTCCGCCGGGGGCCGAAGCCTTCGTAAGGTTGGTACGAATCTTGTCTCAAACTTTATTAAGACCCGAGAATTCATTTTGGAAACATTCGAAAGGAGCGTCTCATGAAAACCATCACGGAATCAGGCTCAGAAGACCGCAACAAGCGCGGAAAGCCCGGAGACAGCCCGACCGGGCTGCTGCATGAGGACCATCAAAAAGTGCAGGCGCTTTTCCATCAATACGAAAAGGCCGCGTCGGGTCAAAAGACCGAGATCTTCGAGAACGTGGCCAAGGAACTGAAAATCCATACGGCCGTGGAAAAAGAAATTTTCTATCCGGTGGTCTGGGAGAACACGAACGCGGACGAGCTGGTGAAAAAAGCCGCCGAAGAACACCGCGTGCTGGATTCGCTGCTGGAAGAGCTGGAAGACATGAAAGTGGACGACGCCGACTTCAGCGCCAAATTCAACATGCTTCAGGCCAGCATGGCCCACCACATCGAAGCGGAAGAGGCCGAGTTGTTCCCGAAATTCGAACAGTCGCCGATCGACCAGGCGGCTGTCGCCAAAAGCATGCGCGAAAGAAGGAAGGCGCTGCGGGAAAAAGCCGC
This Verrucomicrobiia bacterium DNA region includes the following protein-coding sequences:
- a CDS encoding cation:proton antiporter; translation: MSVRSGLRLYAAMLVIFAAAMGLVLKAGQGLHSQPSAAAVDAGFPEASSAAKSSAATLSGHFRENFQSPFGLLLVQILLIVSLAKAFGKAAPFFHQPPVMGEIIAGIVLGPSFFGWVLPGLHEQIFPAASFQSLRLLSQIGILIFMFLVGMDVDTAALRTRAHAAVTISHAGIVVPYFLGMLLSLYLYPRYAAAGTSFTCFALFMGIAMSITAFPVLARILDERGISATPMGTLAIACAATDDVSAWIILAAVVAVASSGTAGVLLAIAALSAAFTLFMLIPARRYLTRAYKEKKTFSHDDFMAAMLFLFASALITKLLGLHSLFGAFLAGVAISRLEGLKHFLAGRIQDFGVFLLPLFFAFTGLRTQIGLLSNPASWGACLLIMVTAIVGKLGGTSAAARKTGMSWKDSLAIGTLMNTRGLMELIVLNLGYDMGILSSEIFAMMVLMALATTLMTSPSLTLLSRFTGSEY
- a CDS encoding VWA domain-containing protein is translated as MRTAFLAISLFCFSLPLFAQTPGEIEIVFDASGSMNDAPRGTTKLDEAKQALTTVAGQISPGSRVGLRVFGVTPVQENIRESCTDSKLLVPISDFDAGRMTTEVQALKSYGMTALGYSLEQAGGDFTQAADVKKTIVLISDGEETCGKDPVAVIQDLKARGIEFTIHAIGFDASDAAKGQLKKLAEMTSGTFVEAKDAGELKKSLEEVAEKTKLLTAQKGGGDNILSAANGTTIVSSSTQDFAYMIDGDEKEYKVLPSGSEAVFAFKQPVLLEKFAVPIFEVSDYNPSDMKLFASLDSPEKGFFPIAEFKVQNKVYFGNIYQEFQIQPPAVLRYLRVQVGKSVGGGNPTNYEWKAYGKYLSEEEFQAEAAKRPKPEINLLAAENGGQFIAGSRDNMKNLIDGHDGAVGESGDFYPNDEAIYGFEGGKTALLTKVAVPILEASNVNCKTIEFSVSEAAPSGPWTSVGKFETTNMVFAGNPYQEYKFEQPVKAKFLKVKLIDTHGGGWCSFKELQASGSLES
- a CDS encoding S24 family peptidase, translated to MKGFVQAHGRLPTFSEAQKLLGYRSKGGVSNLMAHLARHRFVEKDRHGKRVPTSLLKSGLKLLGAVQAGFPSPAEEELIDTLSLDEFLVPNREASYLVKVTGDSMIEAGIFPDDLIIVERGRSPKSGDIVIAQIDGEWTLKYFEKTAGGVVLRPANKKYPPLYPKGELIVAGVVVANVRKYR
- a CDS encoding DNA polymerase IV, which encodes MYENTADASRPWTLVSFPNAVVHVDCNAFFTSVEQALDPSLKGKPVITGKERGIVACASYEAKALGIKRPMRLWDARKICPQLVCLPSDYETYSLYSKRMFEILRRFTPAVEESSMDEGFANLTGMRRVHHKGYAEIAWDMKSAIQRELGLTVSLGLGVTKTLAKIISAEKKPDGFTVVRARELHTYLAGVAAGRVCGLGPNSVALLKKYGVHTALDYALRPEAWTKKLLGKTGVELWHELRGEWVYPLVTEEKHDYGSISKCKTFTPPSSDKNFVRAQLVRNIESAFIKMRRHKLRARGMAVFLREKDFSSEGVEALLDRSTSSTIEAARLGVQLFEKIFRPNTAYRLTGIALFKLESGQHSQYSLFDDVPRIESLKAVDKVIDEANRHYGKHSLRLGTGLWLAAHAQHLSERGDLPERKKQLLPGETARRRIGIPVWKIKV
- the pfkA gene encoding 6-phosphofructokinase, which gives rise to MKAKKKKERIAVLTSGGDAPGMNAALRAIVRCAHARGIRPIGVRHGYQGLIQNDFLDMGPRAVSNIIQRGGTILKTSRCKEFETAAGLRKAKENLERAGIDGLIVIGGDGTYRGAIDLGKIWKGPITGVPGTIDNDLDGTDDTVGYATAVDTALEAIDKLRDTAESHDRFFVLEVMGREAGFIALSAGIAGGAEEIFVPEVRQDLRRVARRLAEARKRGKTSSIVVVAEGCQGGAGEVAEKLQAYTGFEYRLTILGHVQRGGSPKVQDRILGTELGAYAFEKLLEDKSGAAGKIRGELVLVPFPLTLKKKKLSSFLMGLVPHLST
- a CDS encoding superoxide dismutase family protein, which produces MSHGDLVAKSLTGMAVVVFCTAGTAVAASVDVALQPTDPSFKAQGTVTLTETADGLAVRAQVSQASPGKHGFHIHENGSCADKGNAAGSHFNPDKLPHGDVVRSGLTAAHAGDLGNLEVAEDGTGMLDTQVKGLTLSEGKYSVRGRAVVLHEKEDDFGQPSGNAGGRIACGVIPEK
- a CDS encoding entericidin A/B family lipoprotein, with the protein product MKNFVALAMILVLLGVATGCETMHGAGKDIENAGETIQDGSR
- a CDS encoding hemerythrin domain-containing protein, which encodes MKTITESGSEDRNKRGKPGDSPTGLLHEDHQKVQALFHQYEKAASGQKTEIFENVAKELKIHTAVEKEIFYPVVWENTNADELVKKAAEEHRVLDSLLEELEDMKVDDADFSAKFNMLQASMAHHIEAEEAELFPKFEQSPIDQAAVAKSMRERRKALREKAA